From Miscanthus floridulus cultivar M001 chromosome 15, ASM1932011v1, whole genome shotgun sequence, the proteins below share one genomic window:
- the LOC136507560 gene encoding uncharacterized protein — protein sequence MTDREWMYSGWSPGQAPSNEWIENTNIFLDRAFSMLSLVENDTIKCPCAKCRNYVRHKRFDVEMHLCKHGFRDDYRIWTSHGEEARLGGPVQARWNYPFERSNARSVRNKSPRYDDGAYTFQSSCNLQIFQRPGRCTSPRGTRLLSTKEYEVAFLYVLTNMEEMDEHFNKFREEQWKSRISPTDEQLKDLRLNGWKSSRGKRGPNFFEWFKEKCMQTEGIGTALCEISYGFRRRVATYGCYDVNGYRFRSKEHERTKPGLATINSGICVTCVDDGNNEMEYYGVIKDIFKIKWEGSLRLEMVLFDYDWFDPTPSGTRHTESLGLVEIKHAARLSVFEPFVMASQVKQVYYLPYACQRREDLAEWWVAYHVTPCGYIPPDESNDDSNPPAGPAQEVLFFQEEGLEGTFVVDLGMDLDNTTSVVSDEITDPTDLEFLSKLTTLDEGQQDIACENTYDEDEDNQDEEDPDDLPEHLAYDPNDY from the exons ATGACAGACCGGGAATGGATGTATAGTGGTTGGTCTCCTGGACAGGCCCCCTCTAATGAGTGGATTGAAAACACAAACATATTTTTGGACCGTGCATTCTCTATGCTTAGTCTGGTTGAAAATGACACCATTAAGTGTCCATGTGCCAAGTGCCGAAACTATGTTAGGCATAAAAGGTTTGATGTGGAGATGCACTTGTGTAAACATGGGTTTAGAGATGACTATAGAATCTGGACATCACATGGAGAGG AGGCTCGACTAGGAGGTCCTGTTCAAGCTCGTTGGAACTATCCATTTGAGCG GTCCAATGCCCGATCAGTTAGAAACAAATCTCCTCGATATGATGATGGTGCCTATACCTTCCAAAGTTCATGCAATCTTCAAATCTTTCAACGCCCTGGACGGTGCACTAGCCCTCGAGGCACTCGTCTTCTCTCAACAAAAGAGTATGAGGTTGCTTTCCTATACGTTTTGACTAACATGGAAGAGATGGATGAACACTTCAA TAAATTTAGGGAAGAACAATGGAAGAGCAGAATTAGTCCAACAGATGAACAACTAAAGGATTTAAGGTTAAATGGGTGGAAGAGTAGCCGAGGAAAACGTGGTCCTAATTTCTTTGAATGGTTCAAAGAAAAA TGCATGCAAACAGAAGGCATTGGTACTGCCTTGTGTGAAATATCTTATGGTTTTCGTAGAAGAGTAGCTACCTATGGGTGTTATGACGTGAATGGTTACAGATTTCGCTCGAAGGAGCATGAGAGAACTAAACCAGGATTAGCTACAATTAATAGTGGCATTTGTGTAACTTGTGTTGATGATGGCAACAATGAGATGGAGTATTATGGTGTTATCAAGGATATCTTTAAAATAAAATGGGAAGGAAGCTTGAGGCTAGAGATGGTTTTGTTTGACTATGATTGGTTTGATCCAACACCAAGTGGAACTAGGCACACTGAAAGTTTGGGACTAGTGGAAATTAAACATGCTGCCAGGCTTTCTGTTTTTGAACCATTTGTTATGGCAAGTCAAGTTAAACAAGTCTATTATTTACCTTATGCGTGTCAGAGAAGAGAAGATCTAGCAGAGTGGTGGGTTGCATATCATGTTACTCCATGTGGATATATTCCTCCAGATGAGAGCAACGATGACTCAAATCCTCCTGCTGGTCCAGCACAAGAAGTTTTATTTTTTCAAGAGGAGGGCTTGGAAGGAACATTTGTCGTTGATTTGGGGATGGATCTAGACAACACAACTTCTGTTGTGTCCGATGAGATAACTGATCCTACGGACTTGGAATTTCTCTCCAAACTAACTACTCTAGATGAAGGCCAACAAGATATAGCTTGTGAAAATACATATGACGAAGATGAAGACAATCAAGATGAAGAGGACCCTGATGATCTGCCTGAACATCTAGCTTATGACCCTAATGATTAttga